The following proteins come from a genomic window of Streptomyces sp. GS7:
- a CDS encoding M48 family metallopeptidase, with the protein MTESPDGSANVPSRDRRRFPGISSRSYEHPADRSALVALRKLSGFDTVFKTLSGLLPERSLRLLFLSDSVRVGEQQFAHLNDMLRDACHILDLEKVPPMYVNQDPQPNAMCIGLDEPIIVVSTGLVELLDEEEMRAVIGHEVGHALSGHAVYRTILLFLTNLAMKVAWIPLGNVAVMAIVTALREWFRKSELSADRAGLLVGQDLQASMRGLMKLAGGNHLHEMNVDAFLKQAEEYEAGGDLRDSVLKILNLLPRSHPFTTVRAAELKKWAESRDYQRIMDGHYPRRDEDKDASVSDSFKDSASHYAESVRNSKDPLMGLVRDIAGGAGDLGGKLRDTVFGSRSEGSGGANGSDGSGSAGK; encoded by the coding sequence ATGACGGAGAGCCCAGACGGCAGCGCCAACGTACCGAGCCGGGACCGCAGGCGGTTCCCCGGTATCTCGTCGCGGTCCTACGAGCACCCGGCGGACCGCTCGGCGCTGGTCGCGCTGCGCAAGCTGAGCGGGTTCGACACCGTCTTCAAGACGCTCAGCGGCTTGTTGCCGGAGCGCAGCCTGCGGCTGCTCTTCCTGTCGGACTCGGTCCGGGTCGGCGAGCAGCAGTTCGCCCACCTCAACGACATGCTGCGGGACGCCTGCCACATCCTGGACCTGGAGAAGGTCCCGCCGATGTACGTCAACCAGGACCCGCAGCCCAACGCCATGTGCATCGGCCTGGACGAGCCGATCATCGTGGTCTCGACCGGCCTCGTCGAGCTCCTCGACGAGGAGGAGATGCGGGCGGTCATCGGCCACGAGGTGGGCCACGCCCTCTCCGGGCACGCGGTGTACCGCACCATCCTGCTGTTCCTGACGAACCTGGCGATGAAGGTCGCGTGGATCCCGCTGGGCAATGTCGCGGTCATGGCGATCGTGACGGCGCTGCGCGAGTGGTTCCGCAAGTCGGAGCTGTCCGCGGACCGCGCCGGCCTGTTGGTGGGCCAGGACCTGCAGGCGTCGATGCGCGGCCTGATGAAGCTGGCCGGCGGCAACCACCTGCACGAGATGAACGTGGACGCGTTCCTCAAGCAGGCCGAGGAGTACGAGGCCGGCGGCGATCTGCGGGACTCCGTGCTGAAGATCCTCAACCTCCTCCCGCGCAGCCACCCGTTCACCACCGTGCGGGCGGCCGAGCTGAAGAAGTGGGCGGAGAGCCGCGACTACCAGCGCATCATGGACGGCCACTACCCGCGCCGCGACGAGGACAAGGACGCGTCGGTCTCCGACTCGTTCAAGGACTCCGCCTCGCACTACGCCGAGTCGGTGCGCAACAGCAAGGACCCGCTGATGGGCCTGGTCCGCGACATCGCGGGCGGTGCGGGCGACCTGGGCGGCAAGCTGCGCGACACGGTCTTCGGCTCGCGCTCCGAGG